GTTTAAAAATATTTATGATGGACTTTAATCAACAGATCActtcagtctggaccctagttaGTCATATTGAGTGTATTAATGTCAGGttagaacaaaagcctgcacataGCTCTCCAGAAAGTATTATTATTAATGATAAAGTTCTGTAATACATACTGGGTAAACACAGTAATGCATGTATTGCACAGTATGTCTGTATATGGATATatagtgcattcgaaaagtattcagtccctttgactttttctgcattttgttacgttacagccttattctaaaatggattccatTGTCCCCTCCCCCCTCATCAAACTAcatacaataccacataatgacaaagaaaaaacaggtttttaaaaatatTTGCAGATTTATTAAAAATTTAAAAACGGAGATATtacattttacataagtattcagacactttattcagtactttgttgaagcaccttttgcagcgtttacagccttgagtcttcgtgggtatgactctacaagcttggcacacctggatTTGGgaagttcctcccattcttctctgcagatcctctcaagctctgtcaagttggatggggagcgtcgctgcacagctattttcaggtctctccagagatgttcaatcgggttcaagtctgggctctggctgggccactcaaggacattcagagacttgtcctgaagccactcctgcgttgtcttggctgtgtgccaaGGGTTGTAAGttctattggaaggtgaaccttcgccccagactgaggtcctgagcactctggagcaggatctccctgtactccctgtacactcatcaaggatctccctgtactttTATCcactcatctttccctcgatcctgactagtctcccagtccctgccgctgaaatacACCCCtgaagcatgatgctgccaccaccttgcttcaccgtagggatggtgccaggtttcctccagacatgacgcttggcattcaggccaaagagttcaatcttggtttcatcagaccagagaatcttgtttctcatggtctgagagtcttgtaggtgccttttggcaaactccaagcaggctgtcatgcgtattttacagaggagtggcttccgtctggcaactATACCATAAATACCTGATTGTTGGAGCGCTGCaaatatggttgtccttctggaatattctcccatctccacagaggaaatctggagctctgtcagagtgaccatcgtgttcttggtcacctccctgaccaaggcccttctcccccgattgctcagtttggccaggtggccagctcaaagaagggtcttggtggttccaaacttctttcatttaagactaatggaggccactgtgtttctTGGGGAcctacaatgctgcagacatctgTTACCCAGATCTCTGCCtagacacaatcttgtctcgaagctctacggacaatactctcaacctcatggcttggtttttgctctgacatgcactgtcaactgtgggaccttatatagacaggtgtatgcctttccgaatcatgttcaatcaattgaaatgaccacaggttgactccaatcaagttgtagaaacatctcaaggatgatgaagATGcgtgatgcacctgagctaaatttcgagtctcatagcaaacatgtctgaatacttatggaaataaggtgtttttgttttttatttgtaatacatttgcaaagaaaatctaaataaactgtttttgccttgtcaatatggggtattgcgtgtagattatTTAGGGGAAAacataatttaatccattttagaataaggctgtaattgtgaatgtgaaaaaagtcaaggggtctgaatactttccgaatgcactgtatggcaTGCAGAATAGGAAGGAGACGAGAGAACAGTCATTTTGGGATTCATTATGTCATCTGGAGTTGAATGGTGGTtgagggggaggggtagaggggaaggatggagggaattGAAGGGGGATTGGTGAGGGGGGGAGGAAAGGCGATAGCCTATAGCATTATATGTGTAAACATGCAAAGTAGGTAAGCACTTTTACTATTCACTATTCCATTTTAGTTCTATGTCCATGCATCATTAGATAAAATAACCAAACAACTACAATACATCACTATAGATGTAACTACAGCACACCTAACTGCGTTTTTCTCTGGCACATTGCTTAATCAGGCCTATTATAACATATTATGGAGGTCCCATTATTATCAGATGGCATAACATTTACATCACAATGGGCAGACCTTCTGTAATGTACAAAGGAAACCAGTAGAGGATGCTCAAACTGTCTGTTATAATGCCAATGCAATACTGTTGAACATTCGTCTAACAAAAGTACTGACAAACACATAACAATGACTATTAAAAGTTGTGGTGTAATGTTTTACAGATATGCCAGCAAAGGAGTGTCCACTCCTTGAATGGCCAGTATTGTTTGATAAATTCACgttgggtaggccgtcattgtaaataagaatttgttcttatctgacttgcctagttaaataaaggatcaataaaaaataataataataaagatgggggggggggactagtcCAATCCAGGGATGTCCCATGTCAAATAATGAATGTGAAAAGTGATTAAAATAATGTTTGGAAAGAATGAATAACTCAATATTATACTTTacacccatctctgtctctctggaactTGACCAGACAGCAGGTCACAGGTAAATTATTGCACAAGCGCCAAGCGGCaacgacaaaacaaaaacataggCATGCTGAGTCATGATTCAAACCGCTAATCATTGTACAGCAAGCTAACCAATAAGATGATTGCAAAAGGAAAACACAAATTGTCAACAGATTCTACAAACAACACCCTAAATAATTACTGTGGCCCCTGACTGTGACACCTGGCCCTTCCAATTTTGCAGATGTGAAATAATCAGATAGGTGCTATCAGGTTGGTAATATCTGCAACCATTCCAATGGTTTTACTGGAGCCCACTTCTTTGGAATCTTTAAAGTACACCAAATGGGAAGGAGGCAAGGGGTTGTTTGGGGGAACATTTTGTCCAAGGCTTTGCAAAATTTTggggtggcaagtagcctagtgatgagagtgttgagccagtaaccaaaaggttgctggattgaatcccagcgctgacaaggtaaaagtctctcattctgcccctgatcaaggcagttaacccagtgttcctaggcagtcattgtaaataaaaaatacaccTTCGTGCCAAATCAAAACAGTGGTCAATCAACAATATTGTCCAATGAAAGGGGTAGCATCAATGAACGCCTATCACTGTAcctataatcattggccagtcaGCTGTCAATCATCTCGAACACCTCTCTTTAACTAAAGAAAATATGTGCGATGTATCATTGGTCAACCGTATTGACGTAAAACACAAACGACACAAAACAATTGTCTCGTTTGCCTGTCAGTTCCTGTCAATCTCGCTGAACTTCCAATGAGAAGCCCCGTCTGGCTCATTATTCCTCCTACTTATGGATGACGCACCAGTCACGTGTTGTTTGTGCTCCGCTCTGTAGAGATAtgtaagagagggagaaggggacagattgctagccagctagcttggATTCTAACGATTATAGAAACGTGGATATGTTGCACAGGGGCGGCTTTATTTCATAAACCCCATATTGGATACCTGTTTTTCGCGAAGAGGCCTGGACCGGTCGTTTTTAACTTAACAATCTGACATTTTTGCTTTGATTGTAGCTAACCATCGCGCGGTGTAGCCACCACATTACAGCAGCGCCAGCCGGAGTCCGTCTCCTAAACAAGAATGGGGTCTAGGTCCACAGCACTGCTTAGGTAAAGTGACCTTTGGTTGTGTTCTATAAATGGCCAATTTGATGAATTTCCAAGAAAACAAAGCTGCTATGTTGTTGGTGGAGACGCAACAGAGGGGCATCGGGACGACACCAGCGGCTACGGCAGCCAACGGCTACACCTCAATTGGGGAACCCCCTTCCCCGTTATTGAATATCTGCGGTGGCAGTGGAGCTCGTTTTCATCAGCACATGCCGCCCTCCAACCACCACAGCCACCATCACTACCCCCAGAGCTCGCTGCCCAAAGAACAACGCCCGCTGTTGCACCACTATCCGGCGGCGACACAGCAACAGCAGCATACTCTCTCTGGTGAAAACATCCCAGGGTCCCCGGTAAGGAAAGCCTCGTTGTCGTCTTTGAACCTGGTACATGAGGACCCCTCTGCTAGCCACCACGCACTCGCTGCATCGGTGAACGCGGCGTCGGCTGCAATTCAATTGGCTGCGAATGCTAACGTTAGCGTCGCTACCTCAGGGGTCATGGACGACATTCGGAAGTGTGGCTACCTACGGAAACAGAAGCATGGACACAAGAGGTTTTTCGTTCTGAGGGTGGCGAGCCACCTAGGCCTCAGCCGGCTGGAGTACTATGACAGCGATAAAAAATTCCGCAGTAGTCTGCGGTCTTCAGCAGCAGCCCCGAAACGGGTGATCTATCTGTATCAGTGCTTCACCGTCAACAAAAGAGCGGATTCCAAGAACAAACACCTCATAGCCCTCTACACTAAGGATGAGTACTTTGCCATTGTGGCTGAAAACGAGCAGGAGCAAGAGGACTGGTATGTAGCCCTGAGTGAACTAATGAGTGAGGGGAAAAAGGGGCATCTAGACTCTGACGAGTTGGATGATGGCTATGGTACAGTCACACCAGGTACGGTTTTCAAAGAGGTGTGGCAGGTGAATGTGAAACCCAAAGGTCTGGGTCAGACCAAGAACCTCACAGGTGTGTATCGTTTATGCCTCTCTTCTAAAACTATCCATCTGGTCAAACTAAACTCTGAGACACCGTATGTCAACCTCCAGCTAATGAACATCAGACGATGTGGACACTCAGAAAGCTTCTTCTTCATTGAGGTGGGTCGGTCATCCTCCATAGGACCAGGGGAGATATGGATGCAGGTAGATGACTCTGTCGTGGCTCAGAACATGCACGAGACCATCTTAGAGACCATGAAGGCTCTGAAGGCCTTCGCAGAGATCCGCCCTAGGAGTAAAAGCCAATCATCCGGCTCCAACCCCATGGCGTTCATCACCACCCGCCGTCACCTAGGCAACCTGCCACCGAGCCAGACTGGTCTCCAGCGCCGCTCCCGGACCGAGTCGGCAGTCGGTACGCCACCATCGAGTAAGAGCTCCGGTGCCAGTGGCTACCGCTTCAGGACGTCAAGTGAAGGTGAAGGGACGATGAACCGGCCATTCCGGTCTGTTACCGGCAGCCTGATCCACCTGAACACCGCCCGGATACACCTAGGACgccaggagggagggggaggggcagggacCACCGGGGGAGGAGGGCGCTACGCCAGGGCGCTACCGGGCTCCAACTGCCACACCCGCTCTGCCTCGCTCCCCGTCTCCcacttctcctccaccacctcccccgTTAGTGTGTCCAGCAGCAGCGGTCATGGCTCAGTCTCTGACACCCTCACCCGGCCCTCCAGTTCGTCCATATGCGGCTCCCCCTCTGACGGAGGCTTCAACTCCTCAGACGAGTACGGCTCAAGCCCCGGAGACTTTCGCTACTTCCGAGTCCGTAGCAACACACCCGATTCGCTGGGCAACACCCCACCAATCAGAGAAGAGAACTGCCTGAGTGACTACATGGCCATGGGCTGGCACCGCGAGGTGTTTGGAGCGGGCGGCGTGAGTAGCTCCGGCGGTGCCGAGGCCCCCCTCCGGGACGAGAGCACGTCGACGGACGAAGACCGGTCTCTGAGGCGGCGGACACACTCGATCACGCGGCCCGGGTGTCAGGGTGGTGTTGCCGGCGGTAGCAGCTGCGTGGCTGTGTACCAGAAGATGACCCAGACCACCTTCTCACAGGACGAGTTGGTGTCTGTGGAAGAGGCTCTGTCTCTGGGCCGCACCGGCAGCAACAAACAACCTTCCTCCACCTCGTCCTCCCTCCGCTCCGACTACAGCTCCTGCTCCGAGCACAGCCAGGGCagacctcctcctctttcctcctatccctcctcctcggCCAAGGAGGACAGTGGCTATATGCCCATGTTGTGCGGGGTGGCAGCCTCACCCCGTGACACCCCGGATTACATGCCTATGCAACCGAGCTCACACTCTCATCCCCAtcaccagtctctctcacaccctccccatccccagccctcccACTCTCCCCAGGCCTCTAGTCCAGCCCACCAGCTCCAACCCCACCAGCCAACGGACCCACAGGGCTACATGATGATGCTACCAGGGGGACCGAGCTCCTCTTCTCCAGTCCAGGCCTCCCCAAGTCCccacagcagtagcagtaacatgAGTCTGGGTGTCGGTAGTTCTGGTAGTATAGTGGAGCGGCCTGAGACTGGAGAGTACATGGACATGTCGTACAGCAGTGGAAGAGGAGGGAACGCGACAGGAGGACGGAAGCTCTCCAACGAAGGAGGATACTACACACTAAGCAATCCTGAAGGTACCCCTAAATCATACAGTCCCTACTTCTCCCTGCCTCGCTCCTACAAGGCCCCCGTCGCCAGAGATGGTGAACAGAGAAAATGGGAGCATGAGGAATACGTGCCTATGAGCTCCCCGGCTAAACCCATCTACTCCCAGGTCACTGGCGTTACGACAAAGGGTTTCAGTAGTGGGGGGTCAGACACCCCTCACGCCCACCACCCCCCGCCCTACGGTGCCCACCACCAAGCAGCTCGAGGTGACCGACGAACGACTGCGGTTCGGCCCAACCGCCTCCCCTTGGGCCGCCACAGCTTCCATGGGTCGCTGAGGGTTAGTGAGCCAGCTGCTGCCGAGGGACCCTCCAGCCCCGGCGAGTACATCAACATCGAGTTTGGGGATCCCTACGGACCCCCCACATCCTGCCCTCTCTCTGACCAGTACGTCTCACCCTCGATGGGCTCCGCTGAGCAGCGTCACTCCCCTCCCCAGAACCAGGACTATATGAGTGTAGTGGTTGGAGGTGGGTGTGATGATGGTTGCCGCCTGACTAAGAACCAGTCCCCCAGACCCTCTCTGGTGGCCCCATGGAACCCACCCAGCTACAATCGACCACTGACCGCCAATTCCTCCCTGAGCGGAGCTCCTGGCTCTTCTGGAGCTCACTGGCGGACGGGAACAGATGACTACACAGATATGACCTTTAACCTTAGCAATGATGAGGGGTCGCGGGAGTCACAGAGTAGCCCCACAGCTATGCTGCAGCACCTGTGTGTGATGGAGGGCCGGTACCCCCCTACCTTACTCCCCCACACCATCAGCCCTCCCTCATCCTTCAGCCCCCAGCCTGAGCCCCCCAAAGTGGTACGTGCTGACCCCCAGGGGCGACGCAGACACAGCTCTGAAACCTTCTCCTCCACCCCCGGAGAAGGCAGAACCACAAGCTCCAGCACCAGCACCAATCCCCCTCGGGCTCAGCCAACCCCTCTGCCATCAACGGAGCTCTCCTGGCCGAGGGCTCCAAGTGGGCCAGCTCTGGCTCCTTTGACAgcgtgtggatgtgtgtggaggGAATAGGGGTAGATTTGGCCGGTTTTCCTGCCCAGCCAGGGCCCTCTGATCTGGGCATGGACTCAGCCTCCTCTGGGGGCCCTCCTGGAGGACATATGTGCAGAAATGTGCCTGTGGGATATCAGAACGGCCTCAACTACATTGCCCTGGAGCTGAGAGAGGACCAGGAATCTAACACACTCCCCATACCACAGCAGCAGCAGGGGGGAACCGGGCTAACCCCCAATGCCCCCTCAGCTGGTAATGTGACTGTGCCGGTAGCGGAGAACAACGGCGCCTATGCCAGTATAGACTTCACCAAGTCAGACGGGATGACTGCCACGTTCACGGGTGAGTGACGGGGAGAGTTTTTGTGGGGGATGAGGTGGGGTTTGTGTATGTATGGGGGGGTCTGTGTATTAGCCTAATgcttgtaagtgtgtgtgtggatctgcaTTTCTGTGTTGTGTGCTTCCATCTGCTCTGTGTTCAGTGTGCTTGTaggagttttgtgtgtgtgtagccctcCAGTTGTCTGTTGGCATGCAGGGAGGCATGCTTGCCCTGCAGTGTAAAAGGTGATAATGAGGAGAGGGATTCtcccctactgtactctactagtGATTGGGGGGTAATCGGTAGTTGCATATTGGGAAATAATTTGACGATATCGTCTCGTTTTGactatcgcaatattatttttttcactagttggctgtacctgcaccaacaCTCCAGTATCTTTACTtaatagcttgttctccatcttccttTTGAAATGGAGCATATTTTGTTTTCAGCATTCTtgtttatttccatgactgatcaaaacacaTTTTCTCATGCTCTCTTTTCCAGCTGCAGCAGACATATAATGAGCAATATGTTTGCAACATAGAATCACTGTATTGAACCGCAGTagatatagaatcgtgagaatggCAATACATATCGTGTCGGCACCAAAGcatcgtgataatatcgtattgcgaggtccctggcaattcccagccctgtACTCTGCCCACtcttaaaaaaacacaaaaaaaccaATTATGAATCCGCAGCATTCCTGTATAATGCTGTAGGGGCATCAGTCATGAGTTCAAATGTAACACCTTGGATGATTTTAAGGTTGCTTCGTAAATTCACTCTAGAGTGTCAGAGGGAGCTCAGAGCGTTTTATAAATTCAAAGGTTGTCAATTGTCCCTTCCTAAATTCAGTGTTTCACTCTGAGCGTTCAGAATGCACGCTAGACGCTCTGCAGACCTGCAAACCTGCACACATTTTGCGTACCATGCACACAATTTGAGTTCAAAGTACGCTGGCATGAAAAACTAATgtaaaatatgcaaaaatagacTTCTAGTTGGCACATTGGTTTTTGACTCAACCGTCTGAAGTTGGGGCTAGGAGAAAAAATGAAACAATCAATTTTACAACTGGTGTAGAGCTTAACTGGCATACATAGGCGGTGTGAATTTGGAGagaattttcaccataaaaattcaCATTAATAACGCATTACATGCATTATTGCATTTACGGTCACTTTTGAGAATGTTTTCcagctaattgattgcatttttaaatatttgtgtttatagcctactgccatgtgcgagttgctgcacttataatgtgaataaatagcctaatagttttaTCAACacctttttatttttatattagtggttgtattaatttgggatctatcgcatcccacaactgtcccggAATTCTATCCCCCATTGTAATTCTCACACAGAAGTACAAGTTGACTAGGTTAACTTTTGTTCTATGAAGGATGGTAGATTAACATGTTaatttgttaaccgctcaacacagaatagtcATACGTGCGCAGCcaatatggcatagccagatccgGGCCTAACATAAGGCCACCCCGTAGTATGcttttctgttcttctgaaatagacaaaAAAAaatttctttagacctgtctaaaatgaataatgggtttattgtgatggtgttggcaatattatatggatttattagactttttaaaatgtagatgttccaaaggtccgAGCCAgttgagaccggcagttatttgcttgactgTCACTGGCTGACAACATTTTGTTGCCCTAGGTGTACCGTATTTTAatatataccggtattgatgcacggaccgatttgggtttttactttaccttctataacagtATTTAAATGTTTGGTTTTCTAAATGTGATACGCCTTGCATGAAGTCAATTGTTATAGTTTACTCTGCTActtgagtcctctctctctatgccacTTTCCACAGACCTAGCCCCGCCCCCTGTCACTCGAGGAGCACGTTTGTTGTTGCTCGACCACGAGACACTTGCATTCAGTCTGCGTGGTTAATGCAGCACaagcaacaatgttgatgactgcgatgctgtttccactttgcttcttaatataaatccacaagcgtTTTATAATTACacttagtttgtgtttcttacatctgcaaacagctagtttgccTTAGCAAGTTGTGGCTAAGTCGTGTTAACCGATAATGTTAACCTCTAATGTTAATctctagttagctggctagctagctaataaaagTACTGAGTCAGTGCAAAGGTAGTGAGCTATACAGCCTGATACAAGTGATGGCTTGGCCAAAATCAGCATGTTTTTACAACCTTCTAAATCAGAGGAATATGTCGAAGCATGActgttagctacatgaagtaaCTAAGAGACTATTTAATGTAGCCAAAGACTATAGGGTGCCCTAGGAAATGATGACCAACTCTTTGGTTCCTAaactgtcacaataactcctccctggcatt
The genomic region above belongs to Oncorhynchus masou masou isolate Uvic2021 chromosome 27, UVic_Omas_1.1, whole genome shotgun sequence and contains:
- the LOC135516102 gene encoding LOW QUALITY PROTEIN: insulin receptor substrate 2-B-like (The sequence of the model RefSeq protein was modified relative to this genomic sequence to represent the inferred CDS: inserted 1 base in 1 codon), which codes for MANLMNFQENKAAMLLVETQQRGIGTTPAATAANGYTSIGEPPSPLLNICGGSGARFHQHMPPSNHHSHHHYPQSSLPKEQRPLLHHYPAATQQQQHTLSGENIPGSPVRKASLSSLNLVHEDPSASHHALAASVNAASAAIQLAANANVSVATSGVMDDIRKCGYLRKQKHGHKRFFVLRVASHLGLSRLEYYDSDKKFRSSLRSSAAAPKRVIYLYQCFTVNKRADSKNKHLIALYTKDEYFAIVAENEQEQEDWYVALSELMSEGKKGHLDSDELDDGYGTVTPGTVFKEVWQVNVKPKGLGQTKNLTGVYRLCLSSKTIHLVKLNSETPYVNLQLMNIRRCGHSESFFFIEVGRSSSIGPGEIWMQVDDSVVAQNMHETILETMKALKAFAEIRPRSKSQSSGSNPMAFITTRRHLGNLPPSQTGLQRRSRTESAVGTPPSSKSSGASGYRFRTSSEGEGTMNRPFRSVTGSLIHLNTARIHLGRQEGGGGAGTTGGGGRYARALPGSNCHTRSASLPVSHFSSTTSPVSVSSSSGHGSVSDTLTRPSSSSICGSPSDGGFNSSDEYGSSPGDFRYFRVRSNTPDSLGNTPPIREENCLSDYMAMGWHREVFGAGGVSSSGGAEAPLRDESTSTDEDRSLRRRTHSITRPGCQGGVAGGSSCVAVYQKMTQTTFSQDELVSVEEALSLGRTGSNKQPSSTSSSLRSDYSSCSEHSQGRPPPLSSYPSSSAKEDSGYMPMLCGVAASPRDTPDYMPMQPSSHSHPHHQSLSHPPHPQPSHSPQASSPAHQLQPHQPTDPQGYMMMLPGGPSSSSPVQASPSPHSSSSNMSLGVGSSGSIVERPETGEYMDMSYSSGRGGNATGGRKLSNEGGYYTLSNPEGTPKSYSPYFSLPRSYKAPVARDGEQRKWEHEEYVPMSSPAKPIYSQVTGVTTKGFSSGGSDTPHAHHPPPYGAHHQAARGDRRTTAVRPNRLPLGRHSFHGSLRVSEPAAAEGPSSPGEYINIEFGDPYGPPTSCPLSDQYVSPSMGSAEQRHSPPQNQDYMSVVVGGGCDDGCRLTKNQSPRPSLVAPWNPPSYNRPLTANSSLSGAPGSSGAHWRTGTDDYTDMTFNLSNDEGSRESQSSPTAMLQHLCVMEGRYPPTLLPHTISPPSSFSPQPEPPKVVRADPQGRRRHSSETFSSTPGEGRTTSSSTSTNPPRXSANPSAINGALLAEGSKWASSGSFDSVWMCVEGIGVDLAGFPAQPGPSDLGMDSASSGGPPGGHMCRNVPVGYQNGLNYIALELREDQESNTLPIPQQQQGGTGLTPNAPSAGNVTVPVAENNGAYASIDFTKSDGMTATFTE